ACCTATTACATGCTTAACGTGATATTAACGATTCACGTTGGCACCAATTGCTAATCTGTTATCCTTAGTTTGACCTAACGGTGGGAGGGTAAACAAGAGCCTTCCGGAAATATCTAAACTGACATTCACATTAGATACTTACACAGCTGGCTAAAGAGCACAAAGCCAGGCAAGCCCCCATTTTGACATCAAAATGCTgaaatttatgtttatgttccGACGCCTTTCGTGTTCCTCTTtaaaccctttaaaaaaaacgaTGACTAACAATCGGAAGTTGCTCTagtgattttcaaaataaaagcccgaCGCAACTCAACCCTTGAACTAGGACGGACTATGCAATGTTCCCTGCATGAAACACCTGAAATGTGCCCAAATACCCATAGATTCTTAGTGTGACTAAGAAGAAAAGGGTTTATATATAGTCTGAGGCATTTTAAAGACTTTTGCCAGTCCACAAACAGtttgcagagcagaacaagccCATAAATGCAGGGAGTCTCAAACCTACCATCTGTGTTCTCCCTCAGCAGGAGCTCACTGTCTGCTGTTTAAAAGTACATGAATAAAGAGAGCCAGTCAGGTGCTGGCAGAGAAAGCCTTGTTAAAGTCCCTGCTGTTGTCGTATTGTTAGTTCATCAGCACCGTAGGGAGCCAACAGGGATGGGGTTATTAATAGTCATTTTAATACAACCTGCAACATGGAAAATTTCACTGCCAAATACTTGATGAGAAGTGAAATTACTGAGAAATGGTAGATTTCAGACTAAGTAAATTTCACCACTTCAAACATTTCTTAACTCcgcaaactttttaaaaaaaaatgtttttttttttacattgcaaTTACTGCATGATTCTTGaaatgaaaaaacattaaattgctTACTTAAAACCACTTTTTTAATCAGCATAACCATATCACTGGTACTGCACCTGACATTATTTTACCCATAGATTCTTAGTGTGACTATATCCAGAGGATTAGTGATGCTAAATTGCTCATAACCCTAAATTGGACAatgggaagaaaatggatggctggctggATAGACAGATGGATGGAATTCCTATATCCAACACTAGGTTGCAGCATTAACCAGCAATTTACACTACTTTCTTTCAGtctttcacttcattttattATGCAAGTAAATAAAGTTTCAAGCTACAAGTGACATTTCACATCCATAGATGGAGACAGTTTACCCACAGGCATACACTAGCACAAGTAGTCAAATACTATCAGCTAGTTTAGGATAAATAAATCCGGGCATGCTGTTGGCAGGGCTCAAGTGATTATATGAAGAATATCTGTTGATCTCTCCAGCACATGTTACTGAAAGCTATAATGAAATGAATGCCTGTAGCTGCAAAGGTGTAACAAGGTGAATAAAGGTCAGACAGAGCTAATAAACCGTTAAGAAAAAGGTACATCTGCAGTAGCCCTTTACTCTTGGCTAGGAAAAGATCATTTTAGCCATTCTGAATGCTTcataagaaaatataaatacagatcTACAGACTGAATCTATTATGTGCAGGATTGTGTATTCTCCTAATGGGATACCTGCCACTTGTTTCCCATTAGGAATCAGCCTCGTCATTTTCATCTTATAAAAATGCAGGTGGGTGATTGGGTGCTTTTTGAAACTCTGTGTAAAACCCCTCTTTCAGGGCATAGCGACTTACCCTTGCGACTCTTCTGTAATCACAGCTTTGTTCTGACACTGGCAGGCTCACTTTGTTGGCATAcaatgtctgtctctctatttTATTGTTCATAGAATCCAGCTGCCAGGATTGCAACTTACCTCTCATCCATCACTTCTCCTTCATCACTCACTGCAAAAGATTTCTCCTAAGCAGGAGCTGCAACAGACATGAGAGCAGTTGTCCAGTTTCATAAAGGTTTTGCTGTTGCATCTTGGAAAGGTGAAATGCAAATGGATGTGAAGGTGGTATAATAACACAGTAAATGAACGAATACATTTGCTGTGTTGTAATACCACCATATTAGACACAGAGGTTAAAGACTGAAAAAGAGGAGTTTGTTAGTATACTGTGGAAACAGCAGATACCTTGCAAATGGCTGTATTTCATAATGAATCCATTAGTTAAATGACCCTTGAACTTTAATATTCTTTTGAGCTCTGATGAAAGTCTCCATTTATTTCAGCTACCATTAGCAGTGACAGAAAAAATAGGTGTTCTCAAATGGACCATAGCCTGTTTTTCCATAATGAATTCCTATATATTTGATTTCATGCCCTGCATCCCCGAGCAGCTGATCAGTTTTTGGTATTGCTGATTAAGTGAGAAAGTCAAACATACAGAGGGCTTTATGCCTCATCTGTTTAAtaatgttaaaatatatatcttGCATTATTTTATCATCCTGAGGAGACAAAGCTCTGGGTTAACTGACCCAAAATATAACTTTTATTTAACCCAATATAGAATAGAAgaagaatagaatgcctttattgccattatacaggatgtacaatgagattggagcaGCTAAGTTCAAGTACTGTTAACACCTCAATAGCTGGATTTTATTTATGCCAAAAAAGaacataaatatgaatattttgatgaaagaatttcttatttttgaaattattaatattattacagTGAGACTCCACAACACGGGAACATAAACAAGTACATAAGTTATGTATGAAACACCTATTGGCGGTACTATTTGAACTAATACTTTCCTGCTCGCATTATTCAGGCTATTATTTACTTtaatgcatgtttatgatgaccTGTTCCCTTAATTTGGATGATTTCAGTGACAGTTACTCAGCCAtaggtctgtttttttttcttcttcttcttttttacctTCTCCCTTTTTTCTGGCGCGCTCGGTGGTAAAGCTTGCTGTGATTGGTGGACTTGGACCAATGAATGCAAATCTCACTGGTGACGTGTGGGTCGGTGGGTTTGTGCGCGAAGGTGCAGATGTTGGCGGTTTGAatagagagaagaaaaaggaggcTGAGGGCTGCTCTTCAAGCTGAAGCACTTGACGGTGAGAACAATGATCTCATGTATATGTTTAACCAGGCGTTCAGACCACTGCTGGTGGACTTTTCAGGGTGTTTTGGACACTTTTTTGAATAGTTAAGGGTTCTGGTCCGCATCCCTGAAGCGAACTGTAGTAATTGATGGAGTTAATTGTTAGGGGTTTTAGTTCATCAAAgtataagaaaaaacaaaattatttcaaatgttttgtgcTGTAACTTCGACAAAATGTTCTGTTAACATCTGGCCATGCAGTATGAGTTAATCAGTTAATTTAATCCTTCAGCGCGAAATCATCGCGGgccaatttttttgttgttatgtgACTTCGTTTAgctgtcgtttttttttttttttttttttttggtagcacgttgtgtgtgtgtgtgggggggggtgttagTGAGGTGTAAGGTGCTGTCGCTGTTTacacttatttttctttgttatacACGAAACTTTCCAAGTAcagttttgtgtctttgttttcactgcACTGTCTAAGCAAAGTGGTCTCGCCCCACCCCcgccattttttttaagttcctgCAGAAaaagggccaaaaaaaaaaaaaaaagcgtgcaTGCAGCTTTGAGCAGGCAGCATCACCACGGTGGTCTATAGCAGTGCTTATCCACAGACACCCCTTCTGCCGGGTGATCGTTCTGGGCTGATATTACCGGAGGGCATCACAGAGGTGCAGAACCTGTTTTGCCTGACATTTACAGTCATGTTGTTACCGGTAAGTTAACAGTTATATAACGTTATAACTGTATAAAATACAACTGATGCCAGCTGTATAAGCAGAATTAATAAGGAAAAGGTGACTCAGTGCAGCCACAGGTGCGACCACCTTTAAAACTGATTAACACTAGGGTAGTTGACAGCTATGAATTTTTCACTTATGAGCTGTTAGAGACAAAAACAGACCTAATGAAGCACCTAATGGTGCGCAGTCCCCACTGAAattgctccattttttttttgttgttgttggcatTTTCCCAAAGACATCCTTGAcaatgaaatgtaaaaagatgAGCGGTTACCATCAGCTGCACTGATTATGGAAGTACTTGAAAAGTACTGCATCATTTCATGTGCAATTGATGCTCTTCCAGTTGATACTAGTGAATATTGAcgtcccttttttttaatctctcccTACAGCGGTATTACACGCAGCATTTCTACTAAAATGGCAAGCTGTGGAGGTAGGTATACATTGTGTGAAATGGCCTGCATTGTTTAGCAGCTTTTATATCTTAGTGGTTCTGCATTTTTTTGCATTGTGCTGCTGTGTACTGGATCCAACCAACAGCGTCGGCTGTCAGGATAACTAGTCTTTTGGAATGCAAGAATATgctaattattaaaattaaatcaaaaactgtgatttttttaaaaattgtttttgtccCCAGTTTTACTTcagaacaacaacacaaaaacagaagaaaggaaAGCTCCTCGCTAGAAGAATTCTCTTTTAGATCCCTTAAAGCAGATGCTATTTTTAAATCATGTGCACGTAACTGGAGTCCATCGATGTTAATGCAGAAGCCTGACTTGCAGAAAACTAAGCAAAAGTCTTTGTTTTATCACGTCTTGCCTCATTGCTTCTTTAGAAATGCAGCTGATATTTGAATTTAGCTCAGTGTTACCTTTCACCATGGTGCTAGTCAACACTCACAAGTGTCCCGTCTTACAGACATCCAAGTGAAGGAGCTGAATAAACGTGCATCAGGTCAAGCATTTGAGGTCATCCTAAGCCCCCCGACCCCAGATGCTAAGCTGGACTTTCCATTGTCCCCGGTAAAGAAAAGGGAAACATCGCTGGATGAGATTAAGAGGAAACTGGAAGCTGCTGAAGAAAGACGCAAGGTATCTAGATTAACAGCATGAATTATGAGCAGACACGAGGAAAGAACTCTACCCTCTGTGTTCAGGATCCTTAAAAGTGCAAcagttctcttttttctttttctcagagcCATGAAGCCGAAGTGCTGAAACATTTCGCTGAGAAACGAGAGCACGAGAAGGAGGTCATCCAGAAGGCCATCgaggaaagctgcaactttaGCAAGCTGGCCCAGGAGAAACTAAATCAGAAGATGGAGGCAAACAAAGAGAACCGCACTGCTAGGATGGCAGCTCTCAATGAGAAGTTTAAGGAGAAGGTAAGCTCTCAGTGTGACACCAACACCCACCtgtgtaatatttaaaaaaaacaagaaagaaagataatacaattcttcttttttaacagGACAAGAAGCTTGaagaagtgaaaaagaaacaggagGCAATGAAAGAACGAGAGAATTAATTCTTTTGTGATCTGTAATGCAGTCTTTACATCTCCAAAGATAAGCGTTTTGTTTGTAACTGACTCTTAACCCCGGTTGATTTTTATGTTCTGATTATTCTGTAAGTTGGTTATACTGGCTGGTTAGCTCAGGATGTAGTCTGACATTTCTGCTGTAGACTTGTATTTGGCAGCTGGTtatattacttttttaaagagGCATTTGCTGGGACTAAATGTTCTTCTACTTCTTCATGTTAAAGTGTACAGCATGCACTGTTGTAAACTCTTGGTAAAGCTGGATGTTTGTGTAGACTGTGATGCAGTCCTATTGTTACaccattaaagttttttttattctttttgcaCTTTCTGTACTTGATTGATGATCGATGTAATAGTTAGAATTCAGATGTTATCATATCTTCATGCTGTCACCAACTCAAGCCAGCAGTGAGGCTACAGTCTGATGGCGCTGTTACAGTCGAGTTTTATTTAAGAGGTCATAAGCCAGATTTCTGGTTCATTGCTGTACAGGTATGACTACATCTAAGACAGgaacaatgtgtttttttctaccATTGTGCAAGCTTCTATTACAGTGAGTTACCAGTAGCCTCTAAACTTGATCAAAAATAACTCTTAGAAAATATTTTCTGGATGAAAGGTGCTGTCTCACTGCACTGATGTGTCTGTCACAGCTCAGTAGAGCCTTGATTTTCTAAGTAAAAACTTGACACAGAAGTGAAAAGCAGGTACTTCATATTAACCAGGCAGTTTCCACACAGATCACCAGCTACATCTTGTCGCCTGTGAAAACACGGCAGAGCTTTTTCTTTAGAAGAAAAAAGTTTAAGTGCAGATGAAAGAATGTATTCTCTGCATGAGCTGGCAAATGGTCTCTAACTTAGCAGCTTGCGCCAGAAAAATCTCATAATGAATTAGTTATGCATGCACTGTTCTTTCAGTGGCTGTAGAAAATCTGGGGGAAAATACTGAATTATACTTTGggccataatttttttttaaatttttttttgtagttttgcctcttaGCAAAATCCACCACACTGGATTTTAAGTCAAACAGTCagtatgtgattgaagtgcaggctttaattcaaaggtacaaagattttttttacccattaactgttaatgtgattttgacagaggctcaaaattaactGGAAAAACTTCTGCcttctgttttgtatttagtaactgaaaagcatgctctgacTAGGCCGttaaagaatatcccatttctgtGCCTTGAGAAGCTGTTGGGTTACTTTTGCTGTATGCTTTgagtcattatccatttgcactgtgaagtgctgttttgcagcatttggctgaatctgtaCAGAGAgcatagccctgtacacttcacaattcacCCTGCTACTTCTATCCTCAGTCACGTTAAACACTAAGTTATTGGTGATGTGACACTAGAAGGCACCTTTTGATTGTAGACCTTGCCTATGATATGCCTACTTCCCcaagagtgttcttgactttgTTAGAAGCTGATTTGGGCACTCCTAATAATTTTGCTGTCTCTGAtaggtctgtttttgtttctcagcctaatgatggcctcctacACATGCACTGACATCTCtttcatatttaaataacagcagacagctataaaatacaaattcaacactttgcatCAACTTCAGttatgtctgcttcatttgtcatgaaataatgagggaacaggccATAATTGCTTGTCAGTGAATTGTAGAAATTACTTTTGAACTTTTGAAAATGAGAGACTGCATAAACATTTCTGTAATTCCTAATCAggtaatgcaaatattttttataatactacttaaattaaagtttaaactctgcacttaaatcacatcttgactgatttaaaatctactgtgttggtgtacagaggcaaaattacaaaacttGTGTCTTTGTCCAAATACTGGAAGCTTTAAGTGGACCTACGAAACTAAATTCCAGctccatgtttttcttcttggacCTCATCAGGAAGTATGATTCAAAGTTCAAAACGTTCCCTATTTAATTCACTGCTGTACTCTTAGCCAAAGCTCCCTGAGATCAACATATGCATTTTTGTGAGCTTTTAGCTCAGGGATTATTTGCACATATGCTGATGTCAGCTCATGAAACACTGGCTGGTGCTTTAAAatattcctctttttttttttttaattatggaaTATTAGTATCTTTAAatcatgcaaaaataaaaactacataaAGCAAATAATTCTTTACTGGTCAAAATGCACAGGCATGAAGCTGGTATTTCAAAGCACATTTACATATAATAAGATTTTTAATGCAGTCATGCATGTCTAAATTGCTCAGTAGTGTTAGAAATGTATATCCATGTACTGGGCATGAGTTAGGAGAGTGTCAAATGCTCAGCAATTGGAAGTGAAACATGATGTGAGAGCTTGGGTgcttataattttttaaattatttttcttatttacagTTGATTTTACACTAAAGCATCTGACTGTGGACCTTTTCAGGCTGATATAAGGCAGCACCTGCATGCCACATGACCTGTTTTGTGTAAGTACTTAGAGTTCCTCTCAGCGTTAATAGGTTTGTTTACCCTTGCTTACGTCGCGTACAGACTTGCACTCAGATGGAAAGGTCACTCAGTGCCAAGTGGAATTGGTTAAGTGTTGACTGCGTTCAGTGACTTTTCTAAACCTGCTTGACATGTTTGATTACTTAAGATGAGCAATATATCCTACGGATGTATCAGTGATTTGACATGGACTCACGAAGTGTTTCAGGTCTTTCGGCAAATCAGACACCCTCGCCCAGGCAACCCAACCGGAGCTGATCAGGCTCCGGCCTGTGCCCCTGCAGTTTTAAAGTGTTGAGGTTTTTgagttagatttttttattcCCTTCATTGGaaaatgaggattttttttcttttccctttttccttGTATTTCGCTGTGTAAACACTATTGAATGTGTTTACACAGTGAAATACAAGGCATTGCCTAGTTACAGTATGTAATAGAAAAGTACATTATCTTCAGTAGAATTATTTATAGTGTCACTAACCTCTTTTTAACTTAATGATTTGAAGCAGTTTAGCTTCACAGCTATTAGACTTACGTGGTGTGTAAATTTAACATAATGATAATCTGTACAGATCAACCACAGTGTAAAGAACTTATGTCAGTTCTTCGTGTTCTTTATCCACCACACCAACCACCTCTATGTCCTCTTGCGACACATCATTTGGTCTCCTGCCTTTTCATTAGTGGCACCAATTCCAACCCATTTGTAGctggtctcactaccatcttgtaaacctttgtTTTCACTCTTGCTGGTATATCCATCTGTCATAAATCATTTCTGAAATTCTTTTACATCCGCTCCACCCTGCCTCGGCTCTTTTTCACCCCTCTTTCACACATCGGCTGCTTTGAGCACTTGACCCTTGAACTACTCCACCAGTGCCACCTCTGCGTACCAATCTGTTGTCCTCCCTGTCATTCATGCACATATATTCTGTCCTGTTCCTGACTGTCCTGACTTTCATTAGATTTTTCTGCAGAGCATATACTCTCCAGGATCTTCTAAACTGCTCTctactctcactgcagctcacaatgtcatctgcaagcAACTTCTAATTTATTATTGTCCACAGGCTCCTGGCAGATCTCGTCTGCCAGCATGTCCATCGAGCACGAGAAAGGGCAAAAGAAAGAGCTCATAGACAACTCTTTGAGCAATCCTACCTGTCTCACTACCCACATGAATATTCTGCatcaccctcacatacttctctgtcACTGCCAACTTTCTCATGCAGTACCACGCCTCTTCTCTCTGCACTTCCTCTTTATCTGtccacaaatacaaacaaactcCTTCTCACCTCAgatcaaacatcacatctgtggtGTTTTAACCTGGTGTCAAACCACTGCTGTTCATTAATCATCAGAtctcttcttaacctagctGTCACGAATGTTTACCATAACTTCATGCTATCAGGCCTAATTTGTCTGTTGCTACTTTAGCTCTGCACACCATGCAGTACCATGCTTCTCCTCtactcacacacaccctcttGTTAAACATTGAGCTCCACAGCCATCCCTCACAGATGCTCTGCATGCCTTTAGGTTTTTCATCTGGACTTTCTGATTTACAGTCTCCACACGATCCCACCTTTTCCCTCGCTCATCTTCCTTGCTTCAGAGTACTCCTTCCAGTTTCTCAGCACAGTCTTTTCACTTGGCAGAATATTTTTCATCCTTATCTTTCACGATCTTCATCTGGTGCACAACCTTCCAGTCAATTTCTCCACCCTGTGTGCGACCATGCATACAAGAGACTGTCATCTTATAAtaagaggaaataaaaacaaaaatgaaaaaaatcttaCAAAGCTAAAATCCAACAAATAATTACAATGTTACTATTTTTGAGAAACTATAACTGAAACAGTGACATCCTACATATCTTAATTTATAATAAGTCATTCACCAttcaaattgttttttgttttttttcaagtttcttAGGAATTTAATACTTTGTGTTCACAGTATACAGTAACAATGTTTATAGAGGAGAGTCTGTGTTTGAGTCTGTATTGCTCCCCTCACACATAGCGTTGCACAATCCTTCTTTGTCATGTGTTTGGAAGAAACAGCTGAACTCATCAGCCTGGAACGATGTCCTATAATGCACAGCTCCCCGCCTGTCTGACCACACAGGGGACAAAAGTTGGCTTCAGGAACCTTTTCTCAGCCTTTTCTGGATATCTGGACTGACTGTTTCTTGCTACACAAAGACACGTGTGGCATCGGTGTTCAGCTCATGTTCCCCAGAGCTAACATTAATATACAGATCATCCTAGAGTGGATAAATACCCAGAAGACCAAcacacattattattatatatatatatatttttttctgttgtaggCCCACCTCTTAAATCCACCTGGGAATAtagagacactcactgtgacggagcgcgacgtgaggagggcgtttagacgtgtaaacaccaggaaagcggctggaccagacggtattagtggacgtgtccttaagacctgcgctgaccaggtggcacctgtgtttacactgatattcaacctctcactgaaactgtgtgtgattcccacctgctttaaaaagtccatcatagtccctgtcccaaagaaaccacaccccagcagccccaatgacttcaggcccatagcactcacctctgtggtgatgaactgttttgagagactcatcaagacattcatcacctcctcactgcccaccaccctcgacccactacagtttgcataccggccagacagatccacagatgacgccatatccttcctcctccacaagaccctttcacacatagacactggtaaggggaactatgtgagagtgctgtttgtagattacagctcagcattcaacaccatagttccctccaggctggtctctaagctgctggacctgggcctgggcccatcactgtgcaggtgggttcacagcttcctgaccagcagaccacaggtggtacgagtgggtcacctcacctcatcctccctcaccctcaacactggatccccccaaggctgtgtgctcagccctctgctgtactcactgtacacccatgactgcgaggccacgtcagagtccaacgtcatcatcaagtttgctgacgacactgctgttgtgggactaatctctcacaatgaggagacagcctacaggagagaggtctcccgcctggagaactggtgccaggagaaccacctcctgctcaacgtcagcaaaacgaaggaactgatcgtggacttcagcaggaagcagctatgggactaccatccacttgtcatcagtggtgctgaggtggaaagagtggacactttcaaatacctgggagtgaccatctcacaggacctgtcctggactcatcacataaacatcactgtgaagaaggccagacagcgtctctacctcctcaggcggctgagagacttcaagctcccactcaaggtgctcaggaacttttacacctgcaccatcgagagcatcgtgcgtgggagcatcaccacctggatgggaaactgcaccaagcaggacttcatgactctaaaaagggtggttcgttcagctgaacggaccatcagaaccaccctccccaacctgcaggacatttacaccaagcagtgcaggctgagggccatgaagatcctaaaacagcccagccaccccggacactctctcttctccctgctcccatcaggccggcgttaccgctgtctgaggactaagactgaaaggttgaagaagagtttttacccacaagccatccgtctgctcaactctgagccctaactggaccattattgcacaatgtaaatattataatttataatctataattccacgtaaaagtgtgtatagtgtatagtatatagagtatagtgtatagtgtgaattacttatttttatttttattcttcttatttatatgtgtgtgtatatatggttgcaggtacaaaatacatttcactgtgcattgtactgtgtataactgtgcatgtgatgaataaactatcttatcttatgttaTCTTAAAGATGGAGTAGCATGGTTGGATCAAGAAACAATACAGATCTTTCAGAAATGCTGCAACTAAGTGAAAATTTCAAAACAATGGAAAGATTATAGGCTATAAATTTGATTTGACCTCAACGAGCAGCCAGGAAAATTGCCTGCTTTGATTACCAAATGAGACCCAGTGGAGTTAGAAGTGAAAGGTAACTCAGAAGT
This window of the Archocentrus centrarchus isolate MPI-CPG fArcCen1 chromosome 16, fArcCen1, whole genome shotgun sequence genome carries:
- the stmn1b gene encoding stathmin 1b; this encodes MASCGDIQVKELNKRASGQAFEVILSPPTPDAKLDFPLSPVKKRETSLDEIKRKLEAAEERRKSHEAEVLKHFAEKREHEKEVIQKAIEESCNFSKLAQEKLNQKMEANKENRTARMAALNEKFKEKDKKLEEVKKKQEAMKEREN